GCACCAGGTACGCACACTGTAAAAGCAATAGCTTATAATGATAAAAATGAAAGTTTGTCTTCTACAGAAGTTACTATAACAGTTAATAATAAAGATTTTAGTGATTTATCAGGAGATATTTATAGAATTAAAAATGTGGCAACAGGTAGGTATTTAGATTCTGAAGAATCAGCAGTAATTACAAGTGAAGTAGCTACAGGTGAGGATAAAGAATGGGAATTTGTAAAATCTGGAGATTTTTATAATATTGATAGTAGCGTTAAAGGAATTTTAAGGTTTGCAGGAGGATCTGCAGGAACAATTATAAATACTGGTTTTGCACCACCAAGAGTAGATGTAGATAAAATATGGACGGTAATTTATGAAGGAAATGGAGTTTATACTTTTGAAACCAAAAATTCTGGAAGATATTTATATAATGAAGAAGACAATACCGTTAGTCATTCATTAAATAAAGATGATAGAAGCAAATGGATTGTAGAATCAACAACAGCTATACTTAGTGTAAATGATAATCAACTTAATTTACAATCTATACAAGTATATCCAAACCCTGTAAAAGATCAATTTACAATTTCTTTAAAAGGAATTACAAATGCAAAAATATTTATTAGTGATATGTTAGGTAAAATTGTTTACAAAACAGTTACAAATAAAGAGAATGTATTGGTTACAGAAAAACTGAATTCTGGTATTTATATTATAAGAGTAATTAGTGATCATAATAAAGTGTATAACCATAAAATTATTGTAAAATAATTTTTAAATAGATTATAAAATTGATGAAGCTAGCATTGTAAAAAATGCTAGCTTTTTTTATACAGCAAAGTTTTTTTAGAGGAGTGTATTTTATCAAATTTTAAAAAGCATTTAACCAATAACGATAATACAGGACAATGTTTTTTATAAAATAAATTAATTTTAAAGCTTAATTGTTAAATAAGTTTTAAACATGAAAAGACGCTCATTTATTCAGCTATCTACATGGGGAAGTTTAGGATTAATGTTACCAATATATTCGTGCAACAAAAATGGTTTTAAAAAGCTAGATTTAAAAAGCATGACCGAGTTTGAAAAGCAATCTTTTAATTTGCTAAAAACATGGTGTGATGCTATGATTAGAGATCAAGTAAATAACCCAAACGATTCCGTTACAGATGGGGCATTGTACTGTTATGCCTGTAATGTTGTGCATGGTAGGTGCAACGATGCTGTTTACCCGTTTATGTATATGGCAGATGTTACAGGTGAGCAAAAATATTTAGATGCGGCCTTAAAACTAATGGATTGGTCTGTAAATGTAGATAACCCAGATGGAAGTTGGACCAATATGATAGATCCAAAATCTTGGAATGGTATTACTGTTTTTGGAGCCATAGCTTTAGGCGAAGCTTTACATCATCATGGGCATTTGCTATCTAAAGAATTAAAAGAAAAATGGGATACACGATTAAAAGCTGCAATAGAATTTGTTTATAAAAAGTTCGACATGCATTTTAGTCACATCAACTATCGTTTTACAGCTATTTATGCCCTGTATTTTTTAGGAAAATATTTTAAAGAAGAAAAATATATTCTCCGCAGTAAAGAATTTGTAGCATTAATTCCCGAGTATTTAACAACTCCCAATAAATTGATATTTGGAGAAGATAAACCAGATAACAATAAAAGTGCTAAAGGCTTTTATCCTGTAGATTTGGGGTATAATGTAGAAGAAACTTTAAATGCTTTAGTACAATATGCTGTTCTGGAAAAAGATGAAGAATTACTAGTGTTACTTACAGAATCTATGAATGGGCATCTAGAATTTATGTTGCCAGATGGTGCTTGGGATAATAGTTGGGGTACTCGTCAAAATAAATGGAGTTATTGGGGTAGTAGAACTACAGATGGTTGCCAACCCGCATTTTCGTTAATGGCAAATAGAAATGCTGCATTTGGTACGGCAGCTGTTTTAAACACAGAGTTATTAGAACGTTGTACTGTTAATGGCCTTTTAGCTGGTGGTTTGCACTTTGAGTCTCATGGTGTAAAACCATGCATACATCATACTTTTTCTCATGCAAAAAACTTAGCATTTGTTTTAGATAATACAACGCATATAAAAAATGTAAATAAAGCTACTCCAATTCCTAGAAGTAGTAAAGACGGTGTAAAACACTTTGCAGAACTCGATGTGTGGCTAGCTTCAAGAGGCCCTTGGAGAAGTACAGTTTCTTCTTACGATCAAATCTGGAAAAAGAAATATTCTGTTGCAGCCACAGGCGGATCTTTAGCTGTTTTATGGCACGAAAAAGTTGGTCCGTTATTTACAGCAAGTATGGCAGAATATCTCTTAGTAGAAGATTATAACCAGCAACCACAACCAGAAGAAGATTTTTGTTTAACACCAAGAGTAGAGCGTTTTGTTGATGAGGTTTGGTATACAAATATTCATGATTTAAAAGCAAAAGTATCAGTAATTGATACTAAAGAAACTATAGATTTTACTATAGATGCGGTGTTAACCAATCGAGAAAAAGAAACTTTAAAAACAGCAGGTAATATTAAATTGAATTACCTTTTTGATAAAGAAAAAACAACCATTAAAGCAGTAAGAACAGCGTCTAATTTTAATAAAGATACCTTAGTGTTACCTCTAGTTTCTGCAAGTGGCGAAAAAGTGGCTCAATTAACCGAGTATAAAATAGCAATTCATAAAAAAGAAGGTGTGGTTGTTATTAATGCAAATGTGCCTTTAATCATTAAAAAACATAATAAAGAACGTATATTTAATCAAGTTCCGGGTATGGAGGTAGTGCCCATTTTGGCAATGTTTCCAGAAGGAGTTAAAGAGGTTATTTGTACAATCAAAATAATATAAATTAATTATCGATTTTACGAGACAGAGCAGGATGGTTTTAAAAGAAAAAAAAACAATCTTGCTCTATTGAGTTTTAATTTTTTTTTGATGATTTCTTTGTGAAAAAAGCATACAAAATCTATGTGTCAAATAATAAAAAATAAATCGAATAATTGTTTAATACAGTTTAAAGCATATCCGTTTTAATCTAAAAAAAAAACTAAAATTTAAAGAATTCAATTAAAAATGAAGCAGCAATATTTTTATTACATAGTTAGTTTTCTAACCCTATCAATTTTTATTTCATGTGACAAACCTGAAATTTCAAAACCTATAGAACTTACCGTTTCCGAAGGTTTTAAAAATCCAATTGGGTTTTATAATAACAAGCCTACTTTTTCATGGGTATTACCTGTTTCAGAAAATGTAAAAAGTCAATCTGCATATCAAATTGTTGCAGCTAGTACACCTAGTTTATTGCCAGATAACCCAGATATTTGGGATTCAAAAAAACAAGTAAAAAACCAATCTACATGGATTAATTATAAAGGAAAACCTTTGCAATCTAGACAAAAAGTATACTGGCAAGTGCGTTATTGGAATCAAGACAAAACCGCATCTGCATGGAGTGCTATAAATACATTTGAATTAGGTTTACTAAACAATAAAGATTGGAAAGCAAAATGGGCAGGTTTAGATACTGCAAAAGATAGTATTAAAGGCGTTAGAAAATTTTTAATGCATAGACCTCAATATTTAAGAAAAGGTTTTGAAGTATCTAAGGAGGTAGAATCTGCAAGGTTATATATTACCGCAAAAGGAATTTTTGATGTGCATTTAAACGGAAAAAATGTAAGTGATGATGTAATGCCTCCGGGTTGGACACCTTATAACCACCGTATAGAAACACTTACTTACGATGTTACAACGTTATTAGAAACAGGTAAAAATGCCATAGCGGTAGCGTTGGCTTCGGGGTGGCATTCCGGAAGAATTAGTAGAGGTAAAGCACTTTACGAAAACTTTGCATCACCTAAAATATTATGTCAGTTAGAAATAACCTTAAAAGACGGATCTAAACAAATTATTATATCTGATGAAAGTTGGAAAGGAACCACAAATGGTCCTATTCGATTAGCAGGTATCTATGATGGAGAAACTTATGACGCTAATCTTGAAATACCGAATTGGTCCGCTGCAAATTTTAACGATGCTACTTGGCAAAATACAGAAATAGATGCGGTTGTAGATTCTGTTAAACTAGCTCCTAAACGCCATACAACAGTAAAACAAAAATTATTAATTAGTAATGTAGAGGTTGTTTCTGTAAAAGAGAACATAGCAATATTTAACTTAAAGCAAAATATGGTAGGCGTACCAAAGGTAAAAGTGCCTATGAAAAAAGGAGATACCTTAAAAATTCGTTTTTCAGAAATGTTGTTAAGTGATGGCTCGTTTTATACCACCAATTACCGTTCGGCTCAATCTACCGATTATTATATCGCTGCGGCGGATGGAATTATAAACTATACACCAAAATTTACGTTTCACGGATTTCAGTTTGTAGAATTAAGTGGATTTGATAAACAAGCAAAACCAGATTCAACTTGGGTACAAGGATTGGTGCAGCATTCAGATTTTGAAGTAAATGGAACGTTTACATCATCACACGAAAAATTAAATCAATTACAAAGTAACATTACTTGGGGCTTACGCGATAATTTTTTCGATGTTCCTACAGATTGTCCGCAACGAGACGAACGTTTAGGGTGGACAGGCGATGCACAAGTAATCTCTCCAACAGCCATGTTTAATTTTAAGACACATGCTTTTTGGACAGCTTGGTTACAAAGTATGCGAGAAACTCAGTCTGAGCATAAAGACGGTTTAATCCCTTTTATCATACCAGACGTACTACAAAATAACAATGCAAGTTCTGGTTGGGGAGACGCAGGTGTAATTATCCCTTGGGATATTTATAATATTACAGGAGATATAAGTGTGCTTCAAGAAAATTACGAAATGTCTAAAAAGTGGGTTGGTTATTACCAATCTAAGGCTAAAAATTATATTTCTTATGTGCATTCTTTTGCAGATTGGTTACAACCTTATCCAGAAAAAACAGGTAAAATAGGGAATAGAGGCGATACACCAAAAGAGTTTATAAACACAGCTTATTTTGCACACTCTGCTCATTTACTATCTAAAATTGCAAGTGTTTTAGGTAAAACAGAAGACGAAAAAAAATACAAAAATTTATACAAAGAAATAGCCAATGCTTTTGAAAACAAGTTTTTTGATGAAAACGGAATGTTTATAAACACAAAACAAACGCAAACCAGTTATTTATTAGCGATACATTTTAATTTATTAAAACCAGAAACCAAAGTAAAAGCACAAAAGCATTTGCTAGAAGTACTTAAAAAAGCAGATTACCATTTAGGAACAGGTTTTTTAGGTACACCAATATTACCTAAGGTTTTAGATGATATGGGCGAGATAGATTTAATGTATAAAATTTTATTTAAAGAAACCTATCCATCTTGGTTTTATTCTATAAATCAAGGAGCAACCACTATGTGGGAACGTTGGAATAGCTTTAGTAAAGCTGATGGTTTTAACCCACAAAGCATGAATAGTCTTAACCATTATGCGTACGGAGCAGTAGGACAATGGATGTACGAGCGTATTGCAGGTATTGCATCACTAGCACCAGGCTATAAAAAAATTAGAATTGCTCCAATACCTAATAAAAGATTATCTTCTGCATCAGCATCTTTAAACACCTCTTACGGAGAAGTTTCTTCTGCATGGAAAATTGAAAATAAAACGTTTCAATTAGATGTTGTTATTCCACCAAATACAACGGCAGAAGTTCATATTCCTTTAGGAAATCTAGAAGAATTACTTGTAAACGGAAGCGCTATAAAAGAAAATATTAATATAAAATTATTAAATACAGATAAAGAATCTTTAGTAATTTTAGTGAATTCAGGAACTTATAAATTTCAAAATAAATTTTAATTAATACTTTATATAAACATGTTTAAATATCTTTTTTCCACAATTTGTTGTTTTACCTTATTTACTTTGGTATCATGTAAGGAAGCAGAAATTCTACAGAGTCCTAAAAATTTAACCGTTTCAGAAGGATTTGAAAACCCTATTGGTTTTTATGAAGCAAGCCCTACATTTTCTTGGCAATTACCTATTTTAGATGAGGTAAAAAGTCAATCTGCTTATCAAATAGTTGTAGCTAGTAGTCCAGATTTATTGCCTGATAATGCTGATGTTTGGGATTCTAAAAAACAGAAAACAGCTCAATCTGCATGGATTAAGTATGGTGGAGATGCTTTAAAATCTCGTCAAAAAGTTTATTGGCAAGTTAAGTATTGGAACCAAGATGATGATGCTTCAGATTGGAGTGATACCAATAATTTTGAATTAGGTTTGTTAAACAATACAGATTGGAAAGCCCAATGGATAGGTTTACCAACCAAAGAAGAAGGAGTTATTGGAAGTCAAGATAACATTATTCACAGACCACAATATTTAAGAAAAGGTTTTGAGTTATCTAACGATGTTGCTTCGGCAAGATTATATATTACCGCAAAAGGTGTTTTTGATGTGGCAATAAATGGCGAAGACGTTAGTGATGATGTAATGCCTCCGGGATATACCCCGTATAAAAAACGTATTGAAACCATTACTTATGATGTTACAGATTTAATAAAACCTGGTAAAAATACTATAGGAATAGAATTGGCTGCAGGATGGCATTCTGGTAGATTAGGTTGGATGAAATCGTATTGGAGTGATACAGAATCGCCTAAAGTTTTATCTCAGTTAGAATTAACAATGAAAGACGGTTCTAAAGAAGTTATTATTTCTGATGATTCTTGGAGAGGAACTACAAATGGCCCAATAAGATTGTCTGAAATTTATGATGGAGAAACTTATGATGCCAATCTAGAAATGGCAGATTGGACAACAAATAATTTTGATGATAAAGATTGGCTAACTGTTAACGCAACTAAGGTTACTAATGCTATAAAATTAGAGCCAAAAAGACACTCAACAGTAAAGTCTAAAATTGAATTAGAAACAAAAGAAATTATAAAAAAAGAGGGTGCTGTTATTTTTGATTTACAGCAAAATATGGTGGGTGTACCTCTAGTAAAAGTACCTATGAAAAAAGGGCAAATACTTAAAATTAGATTTGCAGAAATGTTATCGCCAGACGGTACATTTTACACAGAAAATTATAGAAGTGCTCTGTCAACAAATTATTATACAGCATCAAAAGATGGTGTGGTAGAGTGGATGCCAAAATTTACGTTTCACGGATTTAGATATGTAGAGTTAAGCGGATTTGATACAGCAATAGAACCATCAAAAGATTGGGTAACAGGAATCGTTCAATATTCTGATTTTGATGAAAACGGAACATTTACAACTTCTCATAAAAAGTTAAACCAACTACAAAGTAATATTGTTTGGGGACTTCGTGGTAATTTCTTTGATATACCAACAGATTGCCCACAACGAGACGAACGAATGGGGTGGACGGGTGATGCTCAGGTTTTTGGACCAACGTCTATTTTTAATGCAGATGTATATAAATTTTGGGCTAGCTGGTTACAAAGTGTTAGAGAATCTCAATACGATAATGGTGGTATTCCTTGGGTAGTGCCAGATGTTTTAAATAATAATAAAGTTAGTGCTGGTTGGGGAGATGTATGTACTATAATTCCTTGGAAAATTTACTTTAGAACTGGAGATAAAAAAATTCTTGAAGAAAATTTTGAAACAATGAAAAGGTGGGTAGCGTATCATCAAACTAGTTCTAAAGATTTAATTTCTTCTATGGGTGGGTTTGCAGATTGGTTACAACCAAATGCAGAAAACGGAAAAACAAAAGGAGATACATCTCATAATTTAATTGGGACTGCTTTTTTTGCACATTCAGCTAAATTAACAGCGCAAACAGCAGAAGTTTTAGGTAAAACAGAAGAGGCTAAAATGTATCAGAAATTATATGAAAGAATAGCAAAAGCTTTCGATAATGAGTATTTTGATGATCAAGGAAACATTAAAGGAATTAGAGCTACACAAACATCATATTTATTAGCATTAGCATTCGATTTATTACCTGAAGGAAAGCAAAAACAAGCGCAGCAAAATTTATTAGTAAAAATCAGTGAAGCAGACGATCACTTAAAAACAGGTTTTTTAGGAACCCCACTTTTATCTCAAGTTTTAGATAATATGGGAGAAACAGACTTAGTTTATAAGTTGTTATTTAACGAAACTTATCCGT
The nucleotide sequence above comes from Polaribacter butkevichii. Encoded proteins:
- a CDS encoding alpha-L-rhamnosidase: MVSCKEAEILQSPKNLTVSEGFENPIGFYEASPTFSWQLPILDEVKSQSAYQIVVASSPDLLPDNADVWDSKKQKTAQSAWIKYGGDALKSRQKVYWQVKYWNQDDDASDWSDTNNFELGLLNNTDWKAQWIGLPTKEEGVIGSQDNIIHRPQYLRKGFELSNDVASARLYITAKGVFDVAINGEDVSDDVMPPGYTPYKKRIETITYDVTDLIKPGKNTIGIELAAGWHSGRLGWMKSYWSDTESPKVLSQLELTMKDGSKEVIISDDSWRGTTNGPIRLSEIYDGETYDANLEMADWTTNNFDDKDWLTVNATKVTNAIKLEPKRHSTVKSKIELETKEIIKKEGAVIFDLQQNMVGVPLVKVPMKKGQILKIRFAEMLSPDGTFYTENYRSALSTNYYTASKDGVVEWMPKFTFHGFRYVELSGFDTAIEPSKDWVTGIVQYSDFDENGTFTTSHKKLNQLQSNIVWGLRGNFFDIPTDCPQRDERMGWTGDAQVFGPTSIFNADVYKFWASWLQSVRESQYDNGGIPWVVPDVLNNNKVSAGWGDVCTIIPWKIYFRTGDKKILEENFETMKRWVAYHQTSSKDLISSMGGFADWLQPNAENGKTKGDTSHNLIGTAFFAHSAKLTAQTAEVLGKTEEAKMYQKLYERIAKAFDNEYFDDQGNIKGIRATQTSYLLALAFDLLPEGKQKQAQQNLLVKISEADDHLKTGFLGTPLLSQVLDNMGETDLVYKLLFNETYPSWFYSINQGATTIWERWNSYSKEEGFNPQNMNSLNHYAYGAIGEWMYERIAGIAPLEAGYKTIRIAPKTNKKLTSASASLNTTYGEIASSWEIKAGTFSLEATIPPNTTAKVSVQGNTNEPLLVNGKNVEDVKGVTLVKTNADSFELLAQPGTYKFQSTVK
- a CDS encoding family 78 glycoside hydrolase catalytic domain, producing the protein MKQQYFYYIVSFLTLSIFISCDKPEISKPIELTVSEGFKNPIGFYNNKPTFSWVLPVSENVKSQSAYQIVAASTPSLLPDNPDIWDSKKQVKNQSTWINYKGKPLQSRQKVYWQVRYWNQDKTASAWSAINTFELGLLNNKDWKAKWAGLDTAKDSIKGVRKFLMHRPQYLRKGFEVSKEVESARLYITAKGIFDVHLNGKNVSDDVMPPGWTPYNHRIETLTYDVTTLLETGKNAIAVALASGWHSGRISRGKALYENFASPKILCQLEITLKDGSKQIIISDESWKGTTNGPIRLAGIYDGETYDANLEIPNWSAANFNDATWQNTEIDAVVDSVKLAPKRHTTVKQKLLISNVEVVSVKENIAIFNLKQNMVGVPKVKVPMKKGDTLKIRFSEMLLSDGSFYTTNYRSAQSTDYYIAAADGIINYTPKFTFHGFQFVELSGFDKQAKPDSTWVQGLVQHSDFEVNGTFTSSHEKLNQLQSNITWGLRDNFFDVPTDCPQRDERLGWTGDAQVISPTAMFNFKTHAFWTAWLQSMRETQSEHKDGLIPFIIPDVLQNNNASSGWGDAGVIIPWDIYNITGDISVLQENYEMSKKWVGYYQSKAKNYISYVHSFADWLQPYPEKTGKIGNRGDTPKEFINTAYFAHSAHLLSKIASVLGKTEDEKKYKNLYKEIANAFENKFFDENGMFINTKQTQTSYLLAIHFNLLKPETKVKAQKHLLEVLKKADYHLGTGFLGTPILPKVLDDMGEIDLMYKILFKETYPSWFYSINQGATTMWERWNSFSKADGFNPQSMNSLNHYAYGAVGQWMYERIAGIASLAPGYKKIRIAPIPNKRLSSASASLNTSYGEVSSAWKIENKTFQLDVVIPPNTTAEVHIPLGNLEELLVNGSAIKENINIKLLNTDKESLVILVNSGTYKFQNKF